GTCGGTCTCTCGGCGGTGCTGATCGCCGTCTCCGCCCTGCTCAACCCGGCCGGCTACGGCATCGCCGATGCCGCCGGCGGCCTGCCGACGGCCAACCGCATCGAGCTCTTCCTCGGCAGCTTCATCGGCATGATCACCTTCTCCGCCTCGCTGGTCGCCTTCGCCAAACTGCAGGGGCTGATCAGCGGCAAGCCGCTGGTCTTCGCCGGCCAGCATCCGCTCAACCTGCTGCTCGGTGTGGTGATGATCGGCGCGGGGCTGCTCTTCTGCGGCAGCGGCGCGCCGCTGCCCTTCTTCGTCATGCTGGGGATCGCACTGGTGCTCGGGGTGCTGCTGATCGTGCCGATCGGCGGTGCCGACATGCCGGTGATCGTCTCGATGCTCAACTCCTACTCCGGCTGGGCGGCGGCGGGTATCGGCTTCTCCCTCGGCAACACCATGCTGATCATCGCCGGCGCGCTGGTCGGCTCCTCCGGGGCCATCCTTTCCTACATCATGTGCAAGGCGATGAACCGCTCGCTGATCCATGTGCTGCTCGGCGGCTTCGGCGGAGGGGATGCCGGCGGCGCCCCCGCCGCGGCCGCCCGGGATCGGCCGGTCAAGTCGGGGGCGCCGGAGGACGCCGCCTTCCTGCTGGGCAATGCGCGCAGCGTGGTGATCGTTCCCGGCTACGGGCTGGCGGTGGCTCGCGCCCAGCATGCGCTCAAGGAGCTGGTCGATCTGCTGCTCAAGCGGGGGGTGCAGGTGCGTTTCGCCATCCATCCGGTCGCCGGCCGCATGCCGGGCCACATGAACGTGTTGCTCGCCGAGGCCGATGTCCCCTATGATCTGGTCTACGAGATGGATGCGATCAACTCCGAGTTCGCCGACACCGACGTGGCGCTGGTGATCGGCGCCAACGACGTGACCAATCCGGCGGCCCGGCGCGACCCCTCCAGCCCGATCTACGGCATGCCGGTGCTGGATGTGGCGCGGGCCCGCCACGTTCTCTTCATCAAGCGTTCGCTCTCGCCGGGTTACGCCGGCCTCGACAACGACCTCTTCTACCAGGAGAATACCATGATGATCTTCTCCGACGCCAAGAAGGCGTGCGAGGCGATGGTCCAGGCGCTGGATTGAAGCGGTGCGCTGCGTCATCCTCGATACCGAAACCACCGGCCTCTCGCCGCAGAAGGGGGATCGGATGGTGGAGATCGGCGCCGTCGAGCTGGTGGGGCGCCGCCGCACCGGTAGGCGGTTCCACCGCTACATCAATCCGCAGCGGAGCATCCCGCAGCAGGCGGTGCGCATCCACGGCATCGACGACGCCAAGGTGGCCGATGCGCCCCTCTTCCGCGAGATCGCCGACGAGTTGCTCGCCTTCATCGAGGGGGCGACGCTGGTCATCCACAACGCCGAGTTCGACCTCGGCTTCCTCATGTACGAGCTGGCCGAGGCGGGCAAGCCGAACATCGACGATGCGCCGGTGATCGACACACTGGCTCTGGCCCGCAGGCGCTTCCCCGACAAGAAGAACACACTGGATGCGCTGTGCGACCGCTTCGGCATCGCGCGCGACCATCGCACACTGCACGGTGCGCTGCTCGATTCGGAACTGCTGGCCGAGGTCTACCTCGCGCTGACCGGCGGGCGACAGCTCTCCCTGGTGATCGACCGGGTCGAGGTGCGCAAGGCGGCGGCGCTCGTCGGCCGCCGTTCCCGTCGCGCCTGCCTGGAGCCCCGCATCCGCGAGCAGCAGGAGACCGCGCCGCTCACCGGCGCCTCCCTGCCGCCGTTGAGCGAGGAGGAGCGGCAGGCGCATCGCCGCATGTTGGAGCGGATCCTCGAGGAGAGCGGCGGGGCGCTGATCTGGCGCGAGCCGGAGATGGCGGCGGCGTGATGGCCTGTGCGCATCCGGTGGAGGCTCCATGGAGGGACGCCTTGCGCTTCGAACGCCCATGCTTCCCAGCCCGATCCTGACGCTCTGTTCGGCCAACATCTGTCGCAGCCCCTTCGCCGAGCACTACCTGCGCCACCGCTTGCGGCAGGCCGGCGCCTTTGCCGAGGTCTTCAGCCGCGGCATCCTGGAGATGGAGGGGCGCCCGGTCCCCGAAGAGGGGCTGGCGGCGGCGCGGGAGATGGGGGTGGAGATGGGGCGCCACCGCTCCTGCAGGGTGCAGGCGGGTGACCTCGATCGCGCGGCGCTGGTGCTGGTGATGGAGCAGCAGCACCGCCACTACCTGATGCAGTTGCGGCCGCAGTGTGTCGGCAAGATCTTTCTGCTCAGCCAGCCGGGCGGCGGCGGCGACGTGCCCGATCCGATGGGCAAGGGTCTGGAGGCGTTCCGCGACTCCTACCGGGTCATCGCGCAACACCTCGATGGCTGGCTGTTGCGTTTCGGCGTCGTGCAATCCTCATGAATCTCTTCGATTATCTGCTGATTTCGGTCGTCGGCCTGTCGATGATCCTCTCGTTGTGGCGCGGTTTTGTGCGCGAGATCATCTCGCTGATCGGGCTGGTCGCCGCCTTCCTCGCCGCCAGCCGCCTCTCCGGCTGGAGCGGCGATCTGCTCGGCCGTTGGATCCACAACGGCACCCTGGCCGACATCGCCGGCTTCGTGCTGGTCTTCGTACTGGTGATGGTGGCGGTCGGCCTCTTCGGGGCGTTGATCCGCCGTCTGGTCGATGCGGCCGATCTCACCGCCACCGACCGGACGCTCGGGGTGCTCTTCGGCCTGGCCCGGGGCTGCCTGCTGGTGGCGCTCGGCTTTCTCATCTTCACCTCCTATGCGTCGCCGGAGCAGAAGTGGCTCAAGGGAAGCCTGCTGGCCCCCTACGGCATCGCGGCGGGCGACTGGCTGGGGCGGGCGATCCCCGAGGGGTATCCCTTCTCCCGGCGCGATGGCGCCGCCCATGCGCGGGCGGGGGGCTCGCTGCTGCCCGCCGCCAGCCGCGTGCCGGTCGGTGACCGGCAGGCGCTGGAGGCGATCATCCGCGAGCAGTTGAAGCGGTGATGGCGCACCTGTCGGGGGGGCGGGCGACGGCCCCGCGGAGGGTGTCGGCGCAGCGCCCCGATCGTCCATGACCGGGGGGGATCGTCTGCGTGAGGAGTGCGGCGTCTTCGGCGTCTTCAACCTGCCGGAGGCGGCCAATCTCACCTATCTCGGCCTCTACGCCCAGCAGCATCGCGGACAGGAGTCGGCCGGCATCGTCGCCACCGACGGGGTCCACTTCCACACCCATCGCGACATGGGGTTGGTGGGCGACGTCTTCACGCCGGAGGATATCGCGCGGCTGCAGGGGCGCAGCAGTATCGGCCATGTGCGCTACTCGACCAGCGGCGAGTCGGATCTGCGCAACTGTCAGCCCTTCACCTACCAGTACGCCCACGGCGGCATCGCCATGTGCCACAACGGCAACATCGTCAACGCCGGGGAGCTGCGGCGCGAGCTGGAGGCGGCGGGATCGATCTTCCAGTCCACCTCCGACACCGAGGTGCTGATCCATCTGGTGGCCCGCAGCGGCGGGCAGGACACCGCCGAGCGGGTGGGCGAGGCGGTGATGCGGCTGCGCGGCGGCTTCTCGTTGCTGGTGCTGACCGAGACACGGCTGTTGGCCATCCGCGATCGCTACGGCATCCGGCCGCTCTCGCTCGGCCGGCTGGGCGATGGCTGGGTGGTCTCCTCCGAGAGCTGCGCCTTCGATCTGATCGGCGCCGAACTGGTGCGCGACATCGAGCCCGGCGAGATGTTGCTCATCGATCGGGAGGGGCTGCACAGCCACCGGCTCTTCCCCGCCGGAGCGCAGCGCTTCTGTGTCTTCGAGTATATCTACTTCTCCCGCCCCGACTCGGTGATCGGCGGCGTCAACGTCTATCAGGCGCGCTACGACATCGGGGTCGAGCTGGCCCGCGAGGCCCCGGTCGAGGTCGATTTCGTCATGCCGGTGCCCGACTCCGGTGTGCCGCCGGCGATGGGCTACGCCGCCGAGAGCGGCCTTCCCTTCGAGCTGGGGTTGATCCGCAACCACTACGTCGGGCGGACCTTCATCGAGCCCAGGCAGTCGATCCGCAACTTCGGCGTCAAGCTCAAGCTCAACGCCAACCGGGCGCTGATCGAGGGCAAGCGGGTGGTGCTGGTCGACGATTCGATCGTGCGCGGCACCACCAGCCGCAAGATCGTCGAGATGGTCCGGGCGGCGGGGGCGGCGGAGGTCCATCTGCGCATCTCCAGTCCTCCGACCACCCACTCCTGCTTCTACGGTATCGACACCCCGGAGAGCAGCGAGCTGATGGCCAACCGGATGAGCGTGGAGGCGATGCGGCGGGCCATCGGCGCCGATTCCCTCGCTTTCGTCTCGATCGAGGGCCTCTACCGGGCGGTGGGTCGGCCGCGCTGCGTCCATTGCGACGCCTGTTTCACCGGCGATTATCCGGTGGAGGTGGGGCCGCGCGGCGCCCCCCAGCTCTCCCTGCTGC
The DNA window shown above is from Zetaproteobacteria bacterium and carries:
- a CDS encoding DNA polymerase III subunit epsilon is translated as MRCVILDTETTGLSPQKGDRMVEIGAVELVGRRRTGRRFHRYINPQRSIPQQAVRIHGIDDAKVADAPLFREIADELLAFIEGATLVIHNAEFDLGFLMYELAEAGKPNIDDAPVIDTLALARRRFPDKKNTLDALCDRFGIARDHRTLHGALLDSELLAEVYLALTGGRQLSLVIDRVEVRKAAALVGRRSRRACLEPRIREQQETAPLTGASLPPLSEEERQAHRRMLERILEESGGALIWREPEMAAA
- a CDS encoding CvpA family protein, coding for MNLFDYLLISVVGLSMILSLWRGFVREIISLIGLVAAFLAASRLSGWSGDLLGRWIHNGTLADIAGFVLVFVLVMVAVGLFGALIRRLVDAADLTATDRTLGVLFGLARGCLLVALGFLIFTSYASPEQKWLKGSLLAPYGIAAGDWLGRAIPEGYPFSRRDGAAHARAGGSLLPAASRVPVGDRQALEAIIREQLKR
- a CDS encoding NAD(P)(+) transhydrogenase (Re/Si-specific) subunit beta produces the protein MLSANAVALSYLVASVLLILALKGLSSPESARRGNLLGMIGMGLAIAVTLQLDAVHNYGWILAAFAVGAVIGAVGARRVPMTAMPQLVAFMHSLVGLSAVLIAVSALLNPAGYGIADAAGGLPTANRIELFLGSFIGMITFSASLVAFAKLQGLISGKPLVFAGQHPLNLLLGVVMIGAGLLFCGSGAPLPFFVMLGIALVLGVLLIVPIGGADMPVIVSMLNSYSGWAAAGIGFSLGNTMLIIAGALVGSSGAILSYIMCKAMNRSLIHVLLGGFGGGDAGGAPAAAARDRPVKSGAPEDAAFLLGNARSVVIVPGYGLAVARAQHALKELVDLLLKRGVQVRFAIHPVAGRMPGHMNVLLAEADVPYDLVYEMDAINSEFADTDVALVIGANDVTNPAARRDPSSPIYGMPVLDVARARHVLFIKRSLSPGYAGLDNDLFYQENTMMIFSDAKKACEAMVQALD
- a CDS encoding amidophosphoribosyltransferase, coding for MTGGDRLREECGVFGVFNLPEAANLTYLGLYAQQHRGQESAGIVATDGVHFHTHRDMGLVGDVFTPEDIARLQGRSSIGHVRYSTSGESDLRNCQPFTYQYAHGGIAMCHNGNIVNAGELRRELEAAGSIFQSTSDTEVLIHLVARSGGQDTAERVGEAVMRLRGGFSLLVLTETRLLAIRDRYGIRPLSLGRLGDGWVVSSESCAFDLIGAELVRDIEPGEMLLIDREGLHSHRLFPAGAQRFCVFEYIYFSRPDSVIGGVNVYQARYDIGVELAREAPVEVDFVMPVPDSGVPPAMGYAAESGLPFELGLIRNHYVGRTFIEPRQSIRNFGVKLKLNANRALIEGKRVVLVDDSIVRGTTSRKIVEMVRAAGAAEVHLRISSPPTTHSCFYGIDTPESSELMANRMSVEAMRRAIGADSLAFVSIEGLYRAVGRPRCVHCDACFTGDYPVEVGPRGAPQLSLLRYFGRRR